A genome region from Mesorhizobium sp. B2-1-8 includes the following:
- a CDS encoding winged helix-turn-helix domain-containing tetratricopeptide repeat protein, whose protein sequence is MTVRGDLYQFGPFRLDPEVGILFCWGEPTILGQRAVALLRLLIQNAGVPVSKDTLIEAGWGGLAVADNNLTVQIATLRRVLADTANVDSWIETLPRRGYRYVGPAVTRNVPDASAAVRAASAPTLPGKPSVAVLPFSNLSGDPQQEYFADGMVDDIITGLARIKWLFVIARNSTFTYKGRVVDVKQVGRELGVRYVLEGSVRKAGGNVRVTGQMIDASTGAHVWAERYDRSSEDIFALQDEIALSAVGAIAPSVRKAEIERVRRKRPDSLDAYDLVLQAQPDVDSGMPKQVTRALLLLDRAIALEPTYALAHGNAAMCHHCLFLRAGLQEINRASSIRHARSAIVHGQDDALALTWAGFSIGMDAHDRAAAFTALEAALAISPSSALTYILGSVILGWSGEAERAIEWSEQGMRLSPFDSWTWAAFDAQAMSHLLRGCYEEACRAAYKSVQANPAHSITYVQLAAALANLGRLDEAKVAAARVLELQPGFRYSRQFAGVNCAPALAEALGSALRRAGLPE, encoded by the coding sequence ATGACCGTAAGGGGCGACCTCTACCAGTTCGGCCCGTTCCGCCTCGATCCGGAGGTGGGCATTCTTTTTTGCTGGGGTGAGCCGACCATACTTGGGCAACGCGCCGTCGCGCTGCTGCGCCTGCTGATCCAGAATGCGGGCGTTCCCGTATCCAAGGACACGCTGATCGAGGCGGGCTGGGGCGGATTGGCGGTTGCCGATAACAATTTGACGGTTCAGATCGCAACCTTGCGCCGCGTCCTGGCCGACACGGCGAATGTCGACAGCTGGATCGAAACATTGCCGCGCCGCGGCTATCGCTATGTCGGACCGGCTGTCACCAGGAATGTTCCTGATGCCTCGGCCGCCGTCCGCGCCGCGTCGGCACCGACCTTGCCCGGGAAGCCTTCCGTCGCCGTCCTGCCGTTCTCCAACTTGAGCGGCGATCCGCAGCAGGAATACTTCGCCGATGGAATGGTGGACGACATCATCACAGGCCTGGCACGCATCAAGTGGCTGTTCGTCATCGCACGAAACTCGACCTTCACCTACAAGGGTCGTGTCGTGGACGTGAAGCAGGTCGGTCGCGAGCTCGGCGTTCGCTATGTCCTCGAAGGCAGTGTGCGCAAGGCCGGCGGTAATGTGCGTGTTACCGGGCAGATGATCGATGCATCGACCGGTGCGCATGTATGGGCCGAGCGCTACGACCGAAGCTCCGAAGACATATTTGCGCTTCAAGACGAGATCGCGCTGTCAGCAGTGGGCGCAATTGCGCCGAGCGTGCGGAAAGCCGAAATCGAACGTGTCAGGCGGAAGCGGCCTGACAGCCTCGATGCCTACGATCTCGTGCTGCAAGCCCAGCCCGACGTCGATTCAGGCATGCCGAAGCAAGTGACCAGAGCGCTGCTGCTTCTTGACCGCGCTATCGCACTCGAGCCGACTTATGCGCTGGCACATGGCAATGCCGCGATGTGCCACCATTGCCTGTTTCTTCGCGCCGGCTTGCAGGAGATCAACCGTGCATCTTCGATCCGTCACGCCCGGTCTGCCATTGTCCATGGACAGGATGATGCGCTCGCTCTGACCTGGGCCGGCTTTTCCATCGGAATGGATGCTCACGATCGCGCCGCTGCATTTACTGCATTGGAGGCCGCGCTCGCCATCAGTCCGTCATCGGCGCTGACCTACATTCTTGGCAGCGTCATCCTCGGATGGAGCGGCGAAGCCGAGCGCGCGATAGAATGGAGCGAGCAGGGTATGCGGCTAAGCCCGTTCGATTCGTGGACTTGGGCGGCATTTGACGCTCAAGCAATGAGCCATTTGCTGCGCGGTTGTTACGAAGAAGCTTGCCGTGCGGCCTACAAGTCCGTTCAAGCCAACCCGGCGCATAGTATCACTTATGTGCAATTGGCTGCCGCGCTGGCCAACCTTGGCCGATTGGATGAAGCGAAGGTGGCCGCCGCTCGCGTGCTCGAGCTTCAGCCTGGCTTTCGCTACAGCCGCCAGTTCGCAGGCGTGAATTGCGCGCCCGCGCTCGCGGAGGCTCTTGGAAGCGCACTACGACGCGCGGGACTGCCCGAGTAG
- a CDS encoding cupin domain-containing protein has product MSANAFIRRPDEKKGVMLRGHPMAFLVTGENTKHTSMFDWTIPPQFATGRHVHRVQEETFYLLDGECEWHFGDETIRATPGTFLFIPPGVPHNITNVSEKPARVLMTVSPPGHEHYFEELASLAAQGAPDPKALADLRNRYDTDQLSTLTTRA; this is encoded by the coding sequence ATGAGCGCCAATGCCTTCATCCGCAGGCCCGATGAGAAGAAAGGCGTCATGCTGCGTGGTCATCCCATGGCTTTCCTCGTAACCGGCGAGAATACCAAGCACACCAGCATGTTCGATTGGACGATCCCGCCACAGTTCGCCACCGGGCGGCATGTGCACCGGGTGCAGGAGGAGACCTTCTACCTGCTCGACGGCGAGTGTGAGTGGCATTTCGGCGACGAGACGATCCGCGCGACGCCTGGAACCTTTCTGTTCATCCCGCCGGGGGTGCCGCACAACATCACCAATGTCAGCGAGAAACCGGCTCGCGTGCTGATGACCGTTTCTCCGCCTGGCCATGAGCATTATTTCGAAGAGCTCGCCAGCCTCGCGGCGCAAGGGGCGCCGGATCCAAAAGCGCTCGCCGATCTGCGAAATCGCTACGACACCGACCAGCTCTCGACTTTGACGACGCGCGCGTAG
- a CDS encoding HAD family hydrolase, with protein MPQPDLVIFDCDGVLVDSEIIAARVEAELITLAGYEISAEEIAETYAGLTFKDILMRIEEKSKIPFQVSLIDRAEELVDRKLRSDVRAIEGVREAVASVTAQRCICSNSRSERIEFMLEKVHLLPFFAGRIFSAMETPTGKTKPAPDVFLHAAEKLAANPANTFVIEDSVHGVTGAKAAGMRVIGFTGASHSYPGHADALTEAGAETVIRRWAELKSVIAALSEWSEDA; from the coding sequence ATGCCCCAGCCAGACCTTGTCATCTTCGATTGCGACGGCGTGCTCGTCGATTCCGAAATCATCGCCGCGCGGGTCGAGGCCGAATTGATCACCCTGGCCGGATATGAAATCTCGGCGGAGGAAATTGCCGAGACCTATGCCGGCCTGACCTTCAAGGACATACTGATGCGGATCGAGGAGAAGTCCAAGATCCCGTTCCAGGTGTCGCTGATCGATCGCGCCGAGGAACTGGTCGACCGCAAACTGCGCAGCGACGTGCGTGCCATCGAGGGTGTGCGCGAAGCGGTCGCCTCGGTCACGGCGCAGCGCTGCATCTGCTCCAATTCACGTTCGGAGCGGATCGAATTCATGCTGGAGAAGGTGCATCTGCTGCCATTCTTCGCCGGGCGCATCTTCTCGGCGATGGAGACGCCGACCGGAAAGACCAAGCCGGCTCCGGACGTGTTCCTGCATGCCGCCGAAAAGCTCGCCGCCAACCCGGCGAACACCTTCGTCATCGAAGATTCCGTGCATGGCGTCACCGGCGCCAAGGCCGCCGGCATGCGCGTGATCGGTTTTACGGGTGCCAGCCACAGCTATCCCGGCCATGCCGATGCCCTGACGGAGGCCGGCGCCGAGACGGTGATCCGCCGCTGGGCGGAGCTGAAAAGCGTGATCGCGGCGCTGTCGGAATGGTCGGAAGACGCCTAG